One window of the Asticcacaulis sp. SL142 genome contains the following:
- the tpiA gene encoding triose-phosphate isomerase: MTSHTLIAGNWKMNGLLSSLDEARAVAEGSSDSVVKIAVFPPFTLLHAMSQTLGSDSHIILGGQDCHHEDNGAYTGDISAAQLRDVGARMVLLGHSERRHGHKEPCELVALKVRAAIKAGLEPLICIGETLEQRKEGLTHAVLSKQLRDSLPDDLIGKAFHVSYEPVWAIGTGMIATDDQIIDAFALIRRVISERFGEEFKPHLLYGGSVKPDNAAEVLRLEGVGGALVGGASLKAADFLKIIHSAPLVHELKS, encoded by the coding sequence ATGACCTCACATACCCTGATCGCGGGCAACTGGAAGATGAACGGGCTTTTATCGTCATTAGACGAAGCTCGTGCCGTTGCCGAGGGCAGTTCTGACAGCGTTGTCAAAATTGCTGTATTTCCCCCATTTACCTTATTACATGCTATGTCCCAAACCCTTGGGTCGGATAGTCATATTATACTTGGTGGGCAAGACTGCCACCACGAAGATAATGGTGCTTATACTGGTGATATCTCTGCCGCTCAATTGCGAGATGTTGGGGCGCGCATGGTTTTGTTGGGGCACTCAGAGCGTAGGCACGGCCACAAAGAGCCGTGTGAATTGGTCGCGCTAAAGGTACGCGCGGCGATCAAGGCCGGTCTTGAACCGCTAATTTGTATTGGTGAGACCTTAGAGCAACGCAAAGAAGGGCTTACGCACGCAGTTTTGTCAAAGCAGTTGCGTGACAGTCTGCCCGACGATCTGATCGGCAAGGCGTTCCATGTGTCTTATGAACCCGTCTGGGCCATTGGAACGGGGATGATTGCCACAGATGATCAGATTATTGATGCTTTTGCCCTGATACGCCGGGTAATTTCTGAGCGGTTTGGCGAGGAATTCAAACCCCACCTTCTATACGGTGGATCGGTCAAGCCGGACAACGCCGCAGAGGTGCTGAGGCTTGAGGGTGTCGGCGGCGCTTTGGTCGGCGGCGCATCGCTTAAGGCCGCGGATTTCCTTAAGATAATCCACAGTGCGCCTTTAGTTCACGAACTGAAGTCATAA
- a CDS encoding peptidylprolyl isomerase — MINGFRAFTKTWTFKILMGILALSFVVVGGSQLDVLSAANGNSVIKAGSREVSAQDFSKAFDNYKKGIQEQSGKAVTNEEAVNEGLHVRILEEMASMESLSSYLEKAGIKPSAKMVVDQISKYPMFFDSITNRFDKDKYTQFLGQQGLTETKFEQLFRDEIAANHFGNAAAAGLKLPRVYGALAASFGMESRDVSLFILSPANVEQPAQPNDAQLTAFYNENKERLRRPEFRQFSLVTFAPKDLMASITIDEAELKKRYEFKRDTLSQAETRTLVQISAKDAKAAAAAESALKAGQSPDVAAKAAGGEVVNYDNKPKTAIPDKKIADAAFSLASGAVSAPIQGDLAFAVVKVINITAGSVPSFDMVKPQLTEEYRQEKATEIVYERVEAFEKARAAGDSIETAAKKLNLNIVNLPPMTAEGQAVNGQNYAQFAPVIKVAFDQPKGGESEVQELGNGEYFAVRVNEIVPSEVPALDQVKQQMVQAYMQQKMMDAIRIKADALSERLRKGEDFKAVAASVKAPVETLKGLDRQTGQQKVGPQIAARVFSAKKGDTFNAQASEFAYVLGRVDTVTAPEANSANVNSVLAQHGLTQATFRDVEEMSRSSTRALLKTKTYPQTAIKALGVTPPAKTDTPASTEKK, encoded by the coding sequence ATGATCAACGGGTTTCGCGCTTTCACCAAGACCTGGACATTTAAAATCCTGATGGGCATTCTGGCGCTCAGCTTTGTCGTCGTCGGCGGCAGCCAGTTGGATGTCCTGTCGGCTGCCAACGGCAATAGTGTTATCAAGGCCGGATCGCGCGAAGTCAGCGCACAGGATTTTTCCAAAGCCTTTGATAACTACAAAAAAGGCATTCAGGAACAATCCGGCAAAGCTGTCACCAATGAAGAGGCGGTGAACGAAGGCCTGCATGTGCGTATTCTCGAAGAGATGGCCAGCATGGAATCGCTGTCGTCTTACCTCGAAAAGGCGGGCATTAAGCCCTCCGCCAAGATGGTCGTCGACCAGATCAGCAAATATCCAATGTTTTTCGATTCGATCACAAATCGATTTGATAAGGATAAGTATACCCAGTTTCTGGGCCAGCAGGGCCTGACGGAGACCAAATTCGAACAATTGTTCCGGGACGAAATTGCCGCCAATCATTTCGGTAACGCCGCCGCCGCGGGCCTCAAACTGCCGCGTGTTTATGGTGCCCTCGCCGCTTCTTTTGGCATGGAAAGCCGTGATGTCAGCCTGTTTATCCTGTCACCCGCCAATGTCGAACAGCCCGCTCAGCCAAACGATGCCCAATTGACAGCGTTTTATAACGAAAACAAGGAGCGCCTGCGTCGCCCTGAGTTTCGTCAGTTTTCGCTGGTGACTTTTGCGCCTAAGGATCTGATGGCCTCGATTACGATCGATGAAGCTGAGCTAAAAAAACGCTACGAATTTAAGCGCGATACGCTATCGCAGGCTGAAACCCGTACACTTGTGCAGATTTCTGCCAAGGATGCCAAGGCAGCCGCAGCGGCTGAATCGGCCCTGAAAGCCGGTCAATCCCCTGATGTCGCAGCAAAAGCCGCGGGCGGCGAAGTCGTGAACTATGATAACAAACCCAAGACCGCGATTCCTGACAAAAAGATAGCTGACGCCGCCTTCTCTCTTGCCAGCGGCGCCGTGTCCGCCCCCATTCAGGGCGATCTCGCCTTTGCTGTGGTCAAGGTCATTAATATCACGGCGGGGTCGGTACCAAGCTTTGATATGGTCAAGCCTCAACTGACCGAGGAATACCGTCAGGAAAAGGCAACCGAAATTGTCTACGAACGGGTCGAGGCCTTTGAAAAAGCCCGTGCGGCCGGTGACAGCATAGAAACGGCGGCCAAGAAGCTCAATCTGAACATTGTCAACCTGCCGCCTATGACGGCAGAAGGTCAGGCCGTAAATGGTCAAAACTATGCCCAGTTCGCGCCGGTCATCAAAGTAGCCTTCGATCAACCCAAAGGCGGTGAATCTGAAGTTCAGGAACTCGGCAACGGCGAATATTTTGCCGTGCGTGTGAATGAAATCGTACCGTCTGAAGTGCCCGCACTGGATCAGGTCAAACAGCAAATGGTTCAGGCCTATATGCAGCAGAAAATGATGGATGCTATCCGCATTAAGGCTGATGCGCTGAGCGAACGTCTGCGTAAAGGCGAGGATTTCAAAGCTGTAGCCGCTTCGGTTAAGGCACCGGTTGAGACTCTTAAAGGCCTTGATCGCCAGACCGGACAGCAAAAGGTCGGGCCACAAATCGCCGCCCGCGTATTTTCGGCGAAAAAGGGCGACACGTTCAACGCTCAGGCCAGCGAGTTCGCCTATGTCCTTGGCCGCGTCGATACCGTAACCGCCCCGGAAGCCAATTCGGCGAATGTTAATTCGGTTCTGGCGCAACACGGCCTGACACAGGCAACCTTCCGCGATGTCGAAGAGATGTCGCGTTCATCGACGCGCGCCCTTCTGAAAACCAAGACCTATCCGCAAACAGCGATTAAGGCTTTGGGCGTAACCCCGCCCGCCAAGACCGATACGCCCGCGTCCACTGAAAAGAAATAA
- the trpE gene encoding anthranilate synthase component I, translated as MSALSLEDAFREDYDAGQPHVVCRRLVDDLETPVSAYLKLAKDSEFAFLFESVEGGTLKGRYSIITLKPDLVWRCFGDKAELAAGDAIAKNDYTAEALPTLESLRALVKANRMDIPADLPPMVSGLFGVFGYDLIRLTEPLGKANPDPLGLPDAVMVRPSVICVFDNVSNEILIASPVWPGDQSSSQAYADAVARIDQVETDLRVALPSRDKPQARVQPPLASPTSPERYCEMVEASKEYIAAGDIFQVVPSHRFEAPFEVDPFAFYRSLRRQNPSPYLFYLNFGNFQMAGSSPEILVRIRDGKLTIRPIAGTRPRGKTAQEDKALEQELLNDPKEIAEHLMLLDLGRNDVGRVAKLATVRVTEKFVIERYSHVMHIVSNVEGDTPDDIDPVDALLAALPAGTLSGAPKVRAMEIIDELEDVKRGVAYAGGVGYISSSGATDICIVLRTALFKDQKVYVQAGAGVVADSVPINEYNETVHKAGALIRAAAEAWHYV; from the coding sequence ATGAGCGCTTTGAGTTTAGAGGACGCCTTTCGGGAAGATTACGATGCCGGTCAGCCCCATGTCGTTTGCCGCCGTTTGGTAGACGATCTGGAAACGCCTGTTTCGGCCTATCTCAAACTGGCCAAAGATAGTGAATTCGCGTTTCTGTTTGAGTCCGTTGAAGGCGGCACTCTGAAAGGGCGCTATTCCATCATAACGCTTAAGCCGGATCTGGTGTGGCGCTGTTTTGGAGATAAGGCTGAGTTGGCCGCGGGTGATGCCATAGCTAAGAATGACTACACGGCAGAAGCCTTGCCCACGCTCGAGTCTCTGCGCGCCCTGGTCAAGGCCAACCGTATGGATATTCCGGCCGACCTGCCGCCTATGGTGTCGGGGCTGTTTGGGGTATTCGGTTATGACCTGATCCGTTTGACAGAGCCGCTAGGGAAAGCAAATCCTGACCCGCTGGGCTTGCCCGATGCGGTCATGGTGCGTCCGTCGGTCATCTGCGTGTTTGACAATGTCTCTAACGAGATTCTCATCGCCAGTCCGGTTTGGCCAGGCGATCAAAGCTCATCGCAAGCCTATGCTGATGCTGTAGCCCGCATCGATCAGGTCGAAACCGACCTGCGCGTAGCCCTGCCCAGCCGCGATAAACCGCAAGCCCGCGTCCAGCCCCCTTTAGCATCTCCGACGTCGCCAGAGCGATACTGCGAAATGGTTGAGGCATCTAAGGAATACATCGCCGCCGGTGATATTTTTCAGGTCGTCCCAAGCCATCGCTTCGAAGCGCCGTTTGAGGTCGATCCGTTCGCTTTTTATAGATCTCTGCGGCGGCAAAACCCCTCGCCGTACCTGTTTTACCTCAATTTCGGTAACTTCCAGATGGCCGGGTCAAGCCCGGAAATACTGGTGCGCATCCGTGATGGTAAACTGACGATCCGCCCGATCGCCGGTACACGCCCGCGCGGTAAAACCGCTCAGGAAGACAAAGCCTTAGAGCAGGAACTTCTCAACGACCCTAAAGAGATCGCTGAGCATTTGATGTTGCTTGATTTGGGCCGCAATGATGTCGGCCGGGTGGCTAAACTGGCCACTGTCAGAGTGACTGAAAAATTTGTCATCGAGCGCTACAGCCATGTCATGCATATTGTATCTAACGTCGAAGGCGATACACCGGATGACATAGATCCGGTTGATGCCTTGCTTGCCGCCCTGCCTGCGGGCACTCTGTCCGGTGCGCCAAAGGTGCGTGCCATGGAGATCATTGACGAACTGGAAGACGTCAAGCGCGGCGTCGCCTATGCCGGGGGTGTTGGTTATATCTCAAGTTCCGGCGCGACCGATATCTGCATAGTGTTGCGCACCGCCCTCTTCAAAGACCAAAAAGTCTATGTACAGGCTGGCGCGGGCGTTGTGGCCGACAGCGTTCCTATTAACGAATATAACGAAACGGTTCACAAGGCGGGTGCGCTAATCCGCGCCGCTGCCGAAGCCTGGCATTACGTCTAG
- the mazG gene encoding nucleoside triphosphate pyrophosphohydrolase — MPLPNRPAIDDLLEVMNRLRAREGGCPWDIEQTFDTIAPYTIEEAYEVADAIARKDMRDLKEELGDLLFQVVFHGHIAKEQGLFDFDDIARAMTDKLIRRHPHVFGAESERTSEEQTVAWEAIKAEERKSKAKHGILDDVPIGLPALTRAAKLTKRAARVGFDWPDLRDVLAKLDEETEELKVEIEAGNLENAKAELGDLLFVMANLARKLDVDPEEALRGTNAKFVRRFSVVESALAERGLTPDQSTLEEMDALWNEAKKAERDAASE, encoded by the coding sequence ATGCCCCTTCCCAACCGACCGGCCATTGACGACCTTTTGGAAGTTATGAACCGGCTGCGGGCAAGGGAAGGCGGGTGCCCGTGGGATATTGAGCAGACCTTCGATACCATTGCGCCTTATACTATCGAAGAGGCCTATGAAGTCGCCGATGCGATTGCGCGCAAGGACATGCGTGACCTTAAGGAAGAACTTGGGGATCTGCTGTTTCAGGTTGTGTTCCATGGCCATATTGCCAAGGAGCAGGGGCTGTTTGATTTTGATGATATTGCCCGTGCGATGACGGATAAATTGATCCGCAGACACCCGCATGTTTTTGGGGCTGAGTCTGAGCGGACGTCTGAGGAACAGACTGTGGCCTGGGAGGCCATAAAGGCCGAAGAGCGCAAATCCAAAGCAAAACATGGCATTCTGGATGATGTGCCTATTGGGTTGCCTGCGCTTACCCGTGCCGCGAAACTGACTAAACGCGCCGCACGGGTTGGTTTTGACTGGCCTGATCTTCGGGATGTTCTGGCCAAACTGGATGAAGAAACCGAGGAGCTAAAGGTTGAGATCGAGGCAGGTAACCTCGAAAATGCCAAGGCTGAACTGGGTGATTTGTTGTTTGTAATGGCTAACCTGGCCCGGAAACTTGATGTAGATCCGGAGGAAGCTCTGAGGGGGACTAATGCAAAATTCGTCCGCCGGTTTTCAGTGGTTGAAAGCGCGCTTGCCGAACGTGGCCTGACGCCCGATCAGTCGACATTGGAAGAAATGGATGCACTCTGGAACGAAGCCAAAAAGGCCGAGCGGGATGCGGCATCAGAATAG
- a CDS encoding MFS transporter translates to MSKSINPAQSHHVNMAQLLAFVGPCLPLAALGLPLAVILSEYYASEIGLSLGTVGLIFMSVRLVDIFVDPLVGWAMDKTRTRFGRFKVWMAICLPILFVSTGFIFLAPPGASPAYLWVWLLVIYIGFSIATLSQASWGSVLSPDYDERTKVFAWWQMANIVGIIAVLLIPVIVQSVLHGTYRQAVQYMGLFIMVLLPIMIGIALWRVPETQSDAPLHNVRISDYFRMLKRPNVIRVLLADLWLGLAPGIMGALFFFYFMQTKGLTREQCSISMFLYFVAGLVGAPLWTWASKKYNKHRTLIVSALIFAAVYALLAFLPAGNFPLAAFLVFLAGIPYAASLLLTRALMADIGDEVLAESGQDHKGALMSILSATTKLGYAFSVLTLSVLAALGFDNKAANNAPDALMWVQIFFIGLPVVFLLLGAWAMKSYDLTPERFAKIQAMLADKGLIRHAPSQPTGH, encoded by the coding sequence GTGTCTAAATCCATAAATCCTGCGCAGTCACACCACGTCAACATGGCTCAATTGCTGGCCTTTGTGGGGCCGTGCCTGCCGTTGGCCGCCTTGGGCTTACCTCTGGCCGTCATCCTATCTGAATATTATGCCAGCGAAATTGGTCTCAGCTTGGGAACAGTTGGCCTGATTTTCATGAGTGTCCGGCTGGTCGATATATTTGTCGACCCCCTTGTCGGTTGGGCAATGGATAAAACCCGGACGCGCTTTGGGCGCTTTAAAGTTTGGATGGCCATTTGTCTGCCTATACTGTTTGTCAGCACAGGTTTCATTTTCTTAGCGCCCCCCGGTGCGTCGCCCGCTTACCTGTGGGTGTGGTTGCTGGTTATTTATATTGGCTTTTCAATTGCGACCCTGTCTCAGGCTAGCTGGGGCTCAGTTTTGTCGCCCGACTATGATGAACGGACGAAGGTTTTTGCCTGGTGGCAAATGGCCAATATTGTCGGCATAATTGCCGTTTTGCTAATTCCAGTTATAGTTCAGTCGGTTTTACACGGTACCTATCGTCAGGCCGTACAATATATGGGCCTGTTCATAATGGTTTTGTTGCCCATCATGATCGGCATCGCCCTCTGGAGGGTGCCTGAGACGCAATCCGATGCGCCACTTCACAATGTCCGCATCAGCGACTATTTCCGAATGCTTAAACGACCGAATGTCATCCGCGTGCTGCTGGCGGATCTATGGCTGGGTCTGGCGCCGGGCATCATGGGCGCTTTGTTCTTTTTCTATTTTATGCAGACCAAAGGGCTAACGCGCGAGCAGTGCTCAATCAGTATGTTCCTGTATTTCGTCGCGGGACTGGTCGGGGCGCCGTTGTGGACCTGGGCCTCCAAAAAATACAATAAGCACCGGACACTGATTGTCTCGGCGCTCATTTTTGCGGCAGTGTATGCGTTGCTAGCCTTCCTGCCTGCCGGCAACTTCCCGCTGGCCGCCTTTTTAGTGTTTCTGGCCGGCATTCCCTATGCCGCCTCCTTACTGCTGACGCGTGCCCTGATGGCCGATATAGGCGATGAAGTGCTGGCAGAGTCCGGGCAAGACCACAAAGGTGCGTTGATGTCGATATTATCCGCCACCACCAAGCTGGGTTACGCGTTCTCCGTCCTTACCCTGTCGGTACTGGCCGCTTTGGGCTTTGATAACAAAGCCGCCAACAACGCCCCCGACGCACTTATGTGGGTGCAGATATTCTTTATCGGCCTTCCGGTTGTCTTTCTTTTGTTGGGGGCGTGGGCTATGAAATCCTATGACCTGACGCCTGAACGGTTCGCGAAAATTCAGGCCATGCTCGCCGACAAAGGATTGATACGCCATGCCCCTTCCCAACCGACCGGCCATTGA
- a CDS encoding winged helix-turn-helix transcriptional regulator codes for MTKALQNQTRKTSKSPVRALKKASPKATKTSVSKAPRSRCAINLALEAVGDNWSLLIIRDLMFKGRKSFQSFLNAEEKIATNILTDRLVKLEAYGLISRQIDPTDKRKVIYGLTSKGADLAPVLVEFMSWSHKYELTDTPKDLRIEIEKNKPAFANRMIKGLQTATPSNSNPAVSKIVAQAEFSDETLSLF; via the coding sequence ATGACAAAAGCGCTTCAAAATCAGACCCGAAAAACCAGTAAATCTCCGGTCAGGGCTCTGAAAAAAGCTTCTCCGAAGGCCACCAAAACATCAGTATCCAAAGCGCCGCGTTCACGGTGCGCCATAAATCTGGCGCTGGAGGCTGTGGGCGATAACTGGTCACTGCTGATCATTCGCGATCTGATGTTCAAGGGCCGAAAAAGCTTTCAGTCCTTCCTGAATGCCGAAGAAAAAATCGCCACAAATATTCTGACGGATCGTCTGGTTAAACTCGAAGCCTACGGCCTGATTTCACGCCAGATTGATCCGACCGATAAGCGTAAGGTTATCTATGGCCTGACCTCAAAGGGGGCAGATCTGGCACCGGTACTGGTTGAGTTTATGTCGTGGTCTCATAAATACGAATTGACTGACACGCCCAAAGACTTGCGGATTGAAATTGAAAAAAACAAACCCGCTTTTGCCAACCGCATGATAAAGGGGCTGCAAACCGCAACCCCTTCTAACTCAAATCCGGCCGTGTCTAAAATTGTGGCTCAAGCGGAGTTTTCCGACGAAACCCTGAGTCTGTTTTAG
- the hflX gene encoding GTPase HflX, with protein sequence MTGKYVDHTPDIQRTVVIDPEISVHALPKNGEASIERKYDSSRLDEAVGLAIALDLKIVGSLSVRVRKLNPATLFGQGWVDEVRELCEELEANLVVVNGSLSPVQQRNLEKAWGVKVIDRTGLILEIFGRRARTNEGKLQVELARLEYEKSRLVRTWTHLERQRATGTTGGPGETQIELDRRMIADKIKQLKSELEEVRRTRGLHRSARKKVPYPVVALVGYTNAGKSTLFNHLTRAEVLAKDMLFATLDTTLRTLKLPNGRSAIISDTVGFISDLPHELVAAFRATLEEVMEADLILHVRDMSNPEADAQGKDVEQVLKVILPDLDRSRMMEVWNKIDLMDDDSRDVLQTRGILHKAETKPYLVSAITGEGIDALLQAIARKVDQEGTELDITLDPSQGSLMAWVYQNGRVLDRFDYEDGRVQLHVKLSDQALGRYERMAAEA encoded by the coding sequence TTGACCGGTAAATACGTAGATCACACACCTGACATTCAGCGCACGGTCGTGATTGATCCTGAAATTTCGGTTCATGCCTTGCCGAAAAACGGCGAAGCTTCGATTGAACGAAAATATGACAGTTCTCGCCTGGACGAGGCTGTTGGCTTAGCCATAGCTCTCGATTTGAAAATCGTGGGCTCTTTGAGTGTGCGTGTGCGTAAACTCAATCCCGCCACCTTGTTCGGTCAGGGGTGGGTAGATGAGGTGCGCGAGCTTTGCGAAGAACTTGAGGCCAATCTGGTCGTTGTTAACGGCAGTTTGTCTCCGGTTCAGCAGCGCAATCTGGAAAAGGCATGGGGTGTAAAGGTCATTGACCGCACCGGCCTTATTCTTGAGATTTTCGGACGCAGGGCCCGCACCAACGAAGGCAAGCTACAGGTCGAACTGGCGCGCCTTGAATACGAAAAATCAAGACTGGTGCGCACCTGGACCCACCTTGAGCGGCAGCGCGCCACGGGCACAACCGGCGGCCCTGGGGAAACCCAGATCGAACTCGACCGGCGCATGATTGCGGATAAGATCAAACAGCTAAAAAGCGAACTGGAAGAAGTGCGCCGTACCCGCGGCCTGCATCGGTCGGCCCGCAAGAAAGTGCCCTATCCGGTTGTCGCTCTGGTCGGATACACCAACGCCGGCAAATCAACCCTGTTCAATCATCTGACGCGGGCTGAGGTGCTGGCAAAGGACATGCTGTTTGCGACACTTGATACAACGCTGCGTACGCTTAAGCTGCCCAATGGCCGCTCAGCGATCATTTCGGACACGGTTGGATTTATTTCCGATCTGCCGCACGAACTGGTGGCTGCGTTTCGCGCAACACTTGAAGAGGTGATGGAAGCGGATTTGATCCTGCATGTCCGTGACATGTCTAATCCCGAAGCCGATGCTCAGGGTAAAGACGTCGAGCAGGTTCTTAAAGTCATACTGCCAGATCTCGACCGCAGCCGGATGATGGAAGTGTGGAACAAGATCGACCTGATGGATGACGATAGTCGCGATGTTTTACAGACGCGCGGCATCCTGCATAAAGCCGAAACCAAGCCTTACCTGGTGTCGGCGATTACGGGCGAGGGGATCGATGCGCTCTTGCAAGCCATCGCCCGCAAGGTCGATCAGGAGGGTACTGAGCTTGATATCACCCTTGATCCCTCGCAAGGCAGCCTTATGGCATGGGTCTATCAGAACGGGCGCGTGCTTGACCGGTTTGACTATGAAGATGGCCGCGTCCAGCTTCATGTGAAACTGTCCGATCAAGCCTTGGGGCGTTATGAGCGGATGGCGGCAGAAGCCTAA
- the hfq gene encoding RNA chaperone Hfq produces the protein MSHDKKQNLQDTFLNSVRKTKTPLTIFLINGVKLQGIVSWFDNFCVLLRRDGQSQLVYKHAISTIMPAAPVQLYEQEDDSDD, from the coding sequence ATGTCCCACGATAAAAAACAAAACCTGCAAGACACGTTTTTGAACAGTGTCCGCAAAACCAAAACCCCTTTGACCATCTTCCTCATCAATGGTGTGAAGCTTCAGGGCATTGTCAGTTGGTTTGACAATTTCTGTGTCCTGCTCCGCCGTGACGGTCAGTCGCAACTGGTTTACAAGCATGCGATTTCGACCATCATGCCCGCCGCACCGGTGCAGCTCTATGAGCAAGAGGACGATTCCGACGATTAA
- a CDS encoding D-amino-acid transaminase — protein MSRIAYVDGRYVRHADACVHIEDRGYQFADAVYEVWSVFNGRLADTQGHLDRLDRSLNELRIETPMSRSALLVVLYEVIRRNRIKDGMVYLQVSRGAAPRDHFFPVGVRPTLVITARSVDRKAAATKAEAGIKVITQPDIRWGRCDIKTVGLLPNVLAKQAAKDAGASDVLLVDSDGLITEGGSANAYIVDQAGVIRTRSLTANILAGITRAQLLKILGTTDIQLKEEAFSVAEALGAKEVFVTAATSLVMPIVDIDGHKIADGKPGPVATALRAAYIENAIANA, from the coding sequence ATGTCCAGAATTGCCTATGTCGATGGCCGGTATGTACGTCATGCCGATGCCTGTGTTCATATCGAAGACCGGGGTTATCAGTTCGCTGATGCCGTTTATGAGGTGTGGTCGGTATTCAATGGCCGTCTGGCCGATACACAAGGCCATCTTGACCGGCTTGATCGCAGCCTGAACGAACTGCGTATTGAAACGCCAATGAGCCGGTCGGCGCTTTTGGTGGTGCTCTATGAGGTCATTCGCCGTAACCGCATCAAAGACGGCATGGTTTACCTTCAGGTCAGCCGTGGGGCCGCGCCTCGCGATCATTTTTTCCCTGTAGGCGTCAGGCCCACTCTGGTAATCACGGCCCGATCTGTTGACCGCAAAGCGGCCGCCACCAAAGCCGAAGCGGGCATAAAGGTCATCACCCAGCCAGATATTCGCTGGGGACGATGTGATATCAAAACCGTAGGTCTGCTGCCAAATGTATTGGCCAAACAGGCCGCCAAAGACGCTGGGGCTTCGGATGTTTTACTTGTCGATAGTGATGGTTTAATCACCGAAGGCGGTTCGGCCAATGCCTATATCGTCGATCAGGCCGGTGTAATTCGCACGCGCAGCCTGACAGCCAATATCCTGGCAGGGATAACGCGTGCGCAGCTTTTGAAAATACTGGGCACGACCGATATTCAGCTCAAAGAAGAGGCGTTTTCAGTCGCGGAAGCCTTGGGCGCTAAAGAAGTGTTTGTCACCGCGGCCACAAGTTTAGTCATGCCGATCGTTGACATCGATGGCCATAAAATCGCTGACGGCAAACCGGGGCCGGTGGCGACGGCTCTGCGCGCTGCCTATATCGAAAACGCAATCGCGAACGCCTGA